From the Porphyrobacter sp. CACIAM 03H1 genome, the window CCGGTCTCGTAGCGGCTGATCCCGCCGCAGATCACCACCCGCGCGCCGGTGGCGATGCAGGCGAGCATGTCATTGAGGATCTTGCCGCCGACATTGTCGTAGATCACGTCGACGCCCCTCCGGCAGAGCTGGCGGATCTGCTCCTTCACCCCGCCCGCCTTGTAGTCGATCGCGGCATCGTAGCCCGCTTCCCTGACCAGCCAGTCGCACTTCTCCGGGCCGCCGGCGATGCCGACCACGCGGCACCCGGCGATCTTGGCGAGCTGGCCGACGATGCTCCCCGTCGCGCCTGCCGCGCCCGAAACCAGCACGGTGTCGCCCGCCACGGGCTTGCCGACCTTGAACAGCCCGCAATAGGCGGTGAGGCCCGTGGTCCCGAGCACCGAGAGCACCGCGGTGGGCGAGATCTCGGTCTCGACCTTGGTCAGATCCTTGCCGTCGGTGACGAGGTATTCGGTCCAGCCGGTGGTGCCGAACACGAGATCGCCGACCGCGAAGCGCCCGCCGTTCGATGCGACCACCTCCGCGATCCCGCTGCCGCGCATCACATCGCCGATGTTCATCGGGGCGACGTAATCGGCGATGTTCTCCATCCAGCCCTTCTGCGCCGGATCGAAGCCGAGATAGTGGGTCTTCAGCAGCATCTCGCCCGGGCCCGGATCGGGAAGCTGGGTTTCGACCAGCCGGAAGTCGTTCTCGATCTCGATCCCGCGACCGCGCGGGTGTCCGTTCAACAGCCATTGCCGGGTGGTGGTGGGCATCAGGTATCTCCCCGAAATTCGAATGCAACTTGCCTGCCCTATTGCGGGCGCGGACGAGCCGCCTCCACGGACAAAAGTGTCAGTCGAGCGTGCTCGCCCCTGTGGTAGTCTCCCGGCTACTCTGGGGAGAGACATGATGGGCGTTCAGACTCACAAGACCTTCTGCCGTTTCTGCCATGCGAACTGCGCGATGGAAGTCGACGTCGTGGACGGGAAGGTCGTCGAGGTCCGCGGCGATCCGGACGATCCGGCCTATGGCGGCTACACCTGCATGAAGGGCCGCGAGCTGCCCGACAGCCACAACTCGGAAGACCGGCTGCACCACAGCCTCGTTCGCAACGCGGCCGGCGAGTTCGTCTCGACCCCGATGGACCAGGCTCTCGCCCATGTCGCCTCCGAGCTCCGCCGCATCATCGACACCCACGGCCCCCATTCGGTCGCGGTGTTCATGGGTTCGGGCGGCTTCCAGAACTCGGCTGCGATGGCCGCCTCACTGTCCTTCGCCAACGCGGTGGGGAGCCGCAACTTCTACACCTCGGTGACGCTCGACCAGCCCGCCAAGGTCTTCACCACCGCGCGCTACGGCAAGTGGATGGCGGGGCCGAACACCTTCTCGGAAAGCGACGTCGCCTTCTTCATCGGCAACAACCCTATCGTCTCGCATTACTCGCCCGTTGGCGGGGTGCCGCCCTTCAGCCCCTCGCGCCGCATCCGCGACAAGCAGGCGGAAGGCATGAAGCTGATCGTCGCCGACCCGCGCGAGAGCGATGTGGCGCGGCTCGCGGACATCTACCTGCCGGTGAAGCCGGGCGAGGACCCGGCGATGCTCGCGGGGATGCTCAACGTCATCATCGCCGAGGGGCTCTACGACCGCAATTTCGTCGCCGCCCATGTCGACGGGTTCGACGAGCTGGCCGAGGCGGTGAAGGCCTTCCCGCCCGAGGTCGCCGCCGAACGCGCGGGTCTGGACAAGGACCAGCTGGTCGCGGCCGCGCGGATGTTCGCGGGCGGCACCAAGGGCTGCGCCGTCACCGGCACCGGCCCCGAGATGGCGGGCAACGGGACGCTCACCGAATATCTCGTCGTCTGCCTCAACACCATCTGCGCGCGCTTCAAGCAGGAGGGCGAGAAGGCCGCGATCCCGGGCGTCTTCAGCCCCTACCAGACCGCCCGCCGCGCGCAGGTCGGCCCGCCGGTGCCGATGTTCGGCGCGGAAGGCATGCCCAAGTCCCGCTTCCGCGGCCTCGGCCACCTCGGCTGGGAGATGCCCTGCAACGTCCTCGCGGACGAAATCCTTACCCCCGGCGAAGGCCAGGTGCGCGCGCTGATCTCGGTCGGTGGCAATCCGGTCGTGGGCTTCCCCGATCAGGCGAAGATGGTCCGCGCCCTCGACGATCTCGAGCTGTTCGTGCAGATCGACCCGTGGATGAGCGCCAGTGCCAAGCGTGCCGACGTGGTGCTCGCGCCCTCGCAGTGTCTGGAGCGCGAGGACATCACCAGCCTTTCCGAATGGTGGCACGAGGAACCCTATGCCCGCTACACCGAGGCGGTGGTCGCGCCCCCGGGTGACGTGATCGACGAATACGAGATGTTCTGGACGCTCGCCAAGCACCTCGGCATCCAGATGATGCTCGCCGGCGGCCCGCTGCCGATGGACCGGAAGCCGACCAAGCAGGAGTTCCTCGATCTGGCGGTGACCGGCTGCCTCGTGCCCCCCAGCCAGGTTCGCGCGGACTGCAAGGCGAACGGCGGGGCGGCGGTGATGTATCCCGAGAAGCACCCGCTGGTGGAGCCGGTGGACGAGAGCGAGTTCCACCGCTTCGATCTGGCGGTGGGCGCGATGCCTTCGGAGATCCTGAAGTATGCCGAGAACCGCAAGGCGCGCGAGGGCTTCGACTTCCGCCTGATCTCGCGGCGTTCCAAGACACGGTTCAACTCGATCGGCCACCCGCTCAAGAAGCTGCAGGCCAAGACCACCACCAACCCCGCCTTCATCCACCCCGACGACATCGCCGCGCTGGGGCTCGAGGAAGGCGGGCTGGTGGCGATCACCTCCCCCCACGCCACGATCCACGGCGTCGTGAAGGCGAGCGACAAGGTGCGGCGCGGGATCGTCTCGATGGCCCACGCCTATGGCGATGCCGATGCGGGGAAGGACGACGTGCGGGAACGCGGCTCCTCGACCAACCGGCTGGTCAGCGAGGTGGTCGATTACGATCCGATTACCGGGCAATCCCTGCAAAGCGCCATTCCGGTGAGGCTGGAGCCTGCTTAGCCAACAGCCGTTCGCCCTGAGCTTGTCGAAGGGCCGCACTTCCTTTTGAACCGTTGCCGGAAGCAGAACAGTGCTTCGACAGGCTCAGCACGAACGGAGTTTTCTCTTGCCCCAGAACCGCCGCTTCCTCCTCCAGCGCCGTCCCGATGGCACACCTGTGCGCGAGGACTTCGAACTCGTCACGGAGCCGACCCCGGCGCTCGAGGAAGGCCAGTTCCTGATCCGTAACCACTATGCCTCGCTCGATCCGGCGATGCGCGGGTGGATGGATGCGGAGGGCAACTACATGCCCCCGATCCCGCTCGGCGATCCGGTGCGCGCCAGCACCATCGGCGTCGTGGAGGAAAGCCGAGCGGAAGGCTTCGCACCCGGCCAGTGGGTGATGGGGCTCAACGCGCTCGAGGACTATTCCATCGGCGTCGCGGGCGGCCTCACTCAGCCGATCGACCCGAGCCTCGTGCCGAGTGTCACCAATTACCTCTCGATCTTCGGCGCCGTGGGCATGACGGCCTATTTCGGCTTCCTCGAGGTGTGCGAGCCCAAGGCGGGCGAGACCGTGCTGGTGACCGGTGCAGCGGGCGCGGTCGGCAGCCTCGTCGGCCAGCTCGCCAAGATCCATGGCTGCCGCGCGGTCGGGATCGCGGGGGGACCTGCCAAGTGCGCGCGGCTCACCGAGAAATACGGCTTCGACGCCGCCATCGACTATCGCGGCAAGGATGAAGCCGCGCTCACCAAGGCCATCGCCGAGGCCTGCCCCGACGGCGTCGACGTGATCTTCGAGAATGTCGGCGGGATCATCCTCGATGCCGGGCTGATGAACCTGAACCTGCACTCACGCGTCGGGCTGTGCGGTCTGATCAGCGAATACAACACCGAGCCGCGCGGCATCCGCAACCTGTGGCAGCTGATCGTCAAGCGCGCCCACATCCGGGGCCTGCTGGTCGCCGACTACGTCCCGCGCTTCGCCGAGGGCGCGGCGCAGATGGGCGTCTGGGCGGCGCAGGGCAAACTCACCATCGACGAACACATCGACGAGGGTCTGGAGAACGCCTTCGACAGCTTCATGCGGCTGTTCGCTGGGACGAATGACGGCAAGATGATCCTCAAGATCGCCTGATGGCCCGTTCGCTGCTCGTGCTGTCAGGGGGGCACCCCTACGAGGCGGGACCTTTCGACGAACTGCTGGCGGCGCTGGGCGAGTGGGAAATCACCCATCTGGTCCACCCCGAAGGCGGCGAGGCTGACGCGGCGGACGCCATCCGCGCCGCCGACGCGCTGCTGTTATACGACATGGCTGGCTACAGCTTCGGCGAAGGGACGGTGACGATGCGCCCGCCCTCGCCTGCTTTCCGCGAGGCGCTCGCCGGGCGCTTCGCCGGCGGCAGGGGCGCGGTCGCGATGCACCATGCGCTGGCGGGGTGGGCCGAGTGGCCGGAGTGGCACCACTGGCTCGGCGGGCAGTTCCACTACCAGCCGGGCGCGCACGGCCCCGATTCCGGCTATCGCCATGACATAACCTACGAGGCGCGCATCCTTGTCGATCACCCCGTCACGCGGGGCCTGCCCGAGAGCTTCCCCGTCACCGACGAGCTCTACCTCTGCCCCATCGACGAGAGCGCCTTCATCCCGCTGGTGCGCGCCGAGGGCTTCGCCTTCACGGCTGCCAATTTCTACTCCGCCGCGCAGGCCGTGGCAGGCGCGATGTTCAGCAACGAAGGCTGGGACCACCCGCCGGGCAGCGACTGCGTCGCCTGGGAGAGCCGCACCTGCCCCGCCCCGCTCGTCTATCTGCAATTCGGCGACGGCCCGGCAACCTACGCCAACCCTCATGTGCGCCGGATGCTGCGGCAGGCGCTCGACTACACCTCGGGAGGAACCGCATGACGCCCCAACAGACCGTCGAAGCCTTCATCGGCCACTGGAACGCCTGCGACGTGGAGGCGATGCTGGCGCTGTGCGCGGAGGATATCGTCTATCACAATATCCCGATGGAGCCGATCCACGGCACCACGGCGATGCGCGCGATGGTCGAGGGCTTCCTCGCCAATGTCGCGCGCTGCGACTGGCAGACCCACGCCATCGCGGCCAGCGGGAACACCGTGCTCACAGAGCGCACCGACATCTTCCACTTCAAGGACGGCCGCCGCGCCGCGATCCGGGTGATGGGCACCTTCGAGATCGGAACCGACGGGCGCATCGCGGCCTGGCGGGACTACTTCGACATGCTTGAATTCCAGCGCGAATTCGCCGGCGGATGAACGGCTTCGCGCAACCCTAACACAAACGCGCATCGCATCGGGGGCGCGAGGGCCGCTAGGCTTGTCACACCATATCCAAGGTGGCGGAGCCGCATCACATGAACAAGCCCCAAGGCAATGTCTTTGCCCCCGAAACGCTGATCGATCCCTTCGATCACTATCGTGCCGTGCACGAGGCCGGGGTGGCGATCGAGCATCTCGAGGGCATGAACACCTGGGTCGTCTATTCCTACGACCTGTGCAGCGAGGCGGCGGCAAAGCCCGAGGTCTTCTCCAACGACTTCACCGCGCTGATGGGTCGCGAGGCGGACGAGGAGATCCAGGCGATCCTCGCCGAGGGCTGGCCCGATCTCCCCACCCTGCTGACCGCCGATCACCCGGTCCACACCCGCAACCGCAAGCTCGTGAACCTCGCCTTTTCGGCCCCGCGCGTGAACGCGATCGAGGCCGACATGCGGCAGAAGTCGATCGAGCTGATCGAGGCCTTCGCCGACCGGGGCGAATGCGAATTCGTCGAGGAATTCGGCGTGCCGCTGCCGGTGGCGATGATCGCCGGGCAGATCGGGCTGGAGGATGATCCGAAGCGCGTGAAGGCGTGGTCGGACGCGGCGGTCGACCGCTTCAGCCAGATGGTCGATTTCGAGCGCAAGAAGGAATGCGCGCGCAGCCTCGTCGAGTTCCAGCACTACATCAAGGGGCTGATCGACGACCGCAAGGCGAATGGCGGGAACGACCTGCTGACCGATCTCGTCGAGGCGCGGGTCGAGGGCGAGACACCGCTCTCGGACCCCGAAATCATGTCGCTGATGCAGCAGTTCATGGTGGCGGGGAACGAGACCACCACCTCGACGCTGGCGGGCGGTCTGCTCCAGCTGATCCGCAATCCAGACCAGATGGAAAAGGCCAAGGCGGCGGCGGGCGGGCGCGATCCCAAGGTCATCATGAACCTTGTCGAGGAGGCGCTGCGCTACGAGACGCCGACGGCAGGGATGTGGCGGATCGTCAAGCAGGATACCGAGCTTGGCGGCATGAAGATCCCGGCGGGGAGCGTGGTGCAGCTGCGCTATGCGGCCGCCAACCGCGACCCGTCCAAGTTCCCCGATCCCGACAAGTTCGACATCGAGCGCGCCAACGCCCGCACCCATCTGAGCTTCGGCAAGGGGCCGCACATGTGCGTGGGCAACATGCTCAGCCGCAAGGAGATGCTGGTCGCCTTCGACGAGCTGCTCGAGCGGCTCGACAACTTCGCCGTCGCCGATGAGGGCGCGATCCGCATCCTCCCCAACATCCTGCTGCGCGGCGTGACCCATCTGCCGATCACCTTCACGCGGAAAGCCTGACCCCACATGAATTTCGACCTCTCCGAAGAACAGCAGATGTTCGTGACCTCGGTCGAGCGCTTCGCGGCGCCGATCGATGTCGAGGCGCGCCGCCGCTTGCGGCTTTCGCCCGCGGGCTATGACCGCGCGCGCTGGCAGCAGCTGGCCGAGATGGGGCTCATTGCGCTGTCAGCGAGCGAGCATGCGGGGGGCATGGGCGGGTCGTCGACCGATCTTGCGCTGGTGCTTGAAGCCATCGGCAAGGCCAATTCGCCCGATCCGCTGCTCGAACATGGCATCCTCCCGGTGCTGCTGCTCGAACGCGGCGGAGCGGGCGCGGTGCTGGAGGAGGTGCTGTCCGGCACCACCATCGCCACCCTCGCCTGGACCGAGCGCGGCCAGCGCTACAGCCTCAAGGCCAAGGGGATGAAGGCCGACGCCGCCGGGGACGGCTTCACCCTCACCGGCGAGAAGACGATGGTGATGGGCGCGCTGATGGCAGACCTGTTCATCGTCACCGCCGACCTAGGCGGAGAGACGGCCTGCTTCCTCGTGCCCAAGGATGCGGCCGGGCTGGAGGTGCGGCCCTACCGCCTGGCGGACGGCAGCATCGCGGGCGAGATCAAGCTCACCCGCACGCCCGCCGCCGCGCGGCTCACGCTCGATCCGACTGCGCTCGAAGCGATCGCGGCCGACATTCGCCTTTATGCGGCGGCGGAAATGGTGGGCCTCGGCCAGCGCCTGCTCGACGATACGCTTGCCTACGTGAAGGAGCGCGAGCAGTTCGGCGTGGCCATCGGGAGTTTCCAGGCCTTGCAGCACCGGCTTGTCGATTGCTACGCTCGCGAAGAACAAGCGCGTTCAATGCTTTACCGCGCAGCATTGACCGACAAGGGTGATGCAGCAAAGTGGCAGCGCGCTGCCGCAGGGGCCAAGGCCTTCATCGGCGAGAATGTCGACGCCATCGCCCGCGAGGCGGTGCAGATGCACGGCGGCATGGGCATCACCGACGAACTTGCCATCGGCCACGCCTTGAAGCGCGTGCTGCTGCTCGCCCGCCTGTTCGGCGACGTCGACACCGTGCTTGCGGAATATGCGCTGGCCGCCTGACGGCCTGCTGGAGGGGACTGAACAATGGGCGAAAAGATCGACCCGAACCTGTGGAGTGACGGGGCGCAGCCTCATCTGATGGGCGGCAGGTTGCCTTCGGGGCAGATCGTCTTCCCGATGCCGGTCGGCGATGCGGCCGAAGGCGTGGAGCCCTACAAGCTTTCGCGGCGGGGCAAGCTGTGGTCGTGGACCTCGCAGGGCTTCCTGCCCAAGGAACCCTATGAGGGCCCCGGCTCCGGCCCGGGCGAAGGCCCGCCCGATTTCCAGCCTTATCTCCTCGGCTATGTCGAACTGCCCGGCGAGGTGATCGTCGAAAGCCGCATCGTCGATGCGCGGCTGGAAGACCTGCACCTCGGCATGGATCTCGAATTCTGCATTGTGCCGTTCAACGCGCGTTACGACACCTTCGCCTTCCGCCCCGTCGCCCAAACAGAAAGTCAGGCCGCATGAGCGAGAACGTCTACATCATCGGCGCAGGGATCCATCCCTTCGGCCGCACCGACAGCCGCTCGGGCCGCGAGCAGGGCGTCTATGCCGTGCGCGAGGCGCTGAAGGATGCTGGCCTTGAATGGCCCGACATCGAGTGCGCCTATGGCGGCTCGGCGGCTGCGGGCAATGCCGATATCATGGTCAACGAGCTGGGGCTGACCAGCCTTCCCTTCACCAACGTCGCCAACGGCTGCGCCACCGGCGGCAGCGCGCTCGCCGCCTCGCAGCAGGCGATCGCGAGCGGGATGTATGACCTCGCGCTGGCGGTCGGCTTCGACAAGCATCCGCGCGGCGCGTTCAACGCCAAGCCGTCCGACTATGGCCTGCCCGAATGGTATGGCCAGACCGGCATGATGCTGACGACGCAGTTCTTCGCGCTCAAGATCCAGCGTTACATGCAGCTCCACGGCATCAGCCGCACGACGCTCGGGCGGGTGGCCGAGAAGGCCTTCCGAAACGGCACGATCACGCCCCACGCCTGGCGGCGCAGCCCGGTCGATCTCGACACGATCATGAACGCGCCGATGATCAACGATCCGCTGACCAAGTACATGTTCTGCTCGCCCGCCGAGGGCGCCGTGGCGCTGATCCTTGCGTCCGAGAAGAAGATGAAGGAGCTGGGCGCGGACGGGGTCAAGATCCGCGCCGTGGCGGTGAAGACCCGGCCGCCCAATTCCTTCGAGGTGTTCCAGGCCGGCATCAGCATCGAGGAGGGCGGCAAGCCCACCGTGCTCGCCTCGCAGGCCGCGTTCGAGAAGGCCGGGATCGGGCCGGAGGACATCTCCGTCGCGCAATTGCAGGACACCGAAAGCGGCGCCGAGATCATGCACATGGCCGAAAACGGTTTCTGCAAGGACGGCGAGCAGGAGGAATGGCTCGCCAATGGCTGGACCGAGATCCACGGCGGGAAGCTGCCGGTGAACACCGACGGCGGCTGCCTCGCCTGCGGGGAGCCGATCGGGGCATCGGGCCTCAGGCAGGTCTACGAGAACGTCACCCAGCTGCGCCAGCGCGCCGGCGAGCGGCAGGTGCCCGGCAAGCCCCGCTTCGGTTACAGCCATGTCTACGGCGCCCCCGGTCTTTCCGGCGTCGCCATCCTGGAGCGCGAATAGCCATGCGGATGCAGGGCAAGGTGGCGCTGGTCTCCGGCGGCGCCGAGGGGATCGGGGCGGCGGTTGCGCGCCTGATCGTGGCCGAGGGCGGCAGCGTGATGCTCGGCGATGTGCAGCTGGAAAAGGCCCAAGGCCTCGCTGCCGAACTGGGCGAGCGCGCGGCGGCGTGCCAGCTCGACGTGCGCGATCTCAGGCAATGGGAAGCGGCGGTATCGGCGACGCGCGGGCGCTTCGGGAAGCTCACCGTGCTGTGCAACATCGCCGGCATCTCCAAGCCTGGCAATGTCCCCGACGGCGCGCTCGACGTGTGGGAGCGCACCATCGACATCAACCTCAACGGCCCCTTCTACGGGATGCGCGCCGCGATCCCGGCGATGGAAGCGAGCGGCGAGCCCTGCGCCATCGTCAACATCGGCTCGATGATCGCGCTGCGCCCGGCCTCTTTCGTCGCCGCCTACAGCGCGTCGAAGACCGGCCTCAGGGGCCTCACCCAATCGGTCGCGCTCGATCTGGCAGAACGCGGCCTGCCGATCCGCGTCAACATGGTCCATCCCGGCGCGATCCGCACGCCGATGTACAACCGCTACAAGTTCTCGGGCGCCGACACGCCCGAAAACATCGAGACCAATTTCGCCGCCACCCACCCGATGAACCGCATCGGCGAGCCCGAGGAGGTTGCCCGCGCGGTGGTCTTCCTCTCCAGCGACGAGGCGAGCTTCACCACCGGCTGCGACCTCACCGTCGACGGCGGCGGGAGCATCAGGAGCTGACATGGCAGAGCAACCCGCCACCCGCATCGACGCGCACTTCATCACGGCCGGCAAGTATCACGATATCGACTACCCGCGGCTCGAGATCCTGAAGCTCCTCGCCGAACACCCGCATATCCGCACCACGGTCGCCTGCGACTATTCGGGGCTCGAGCGGCTCGACCAGTGCCGCTTCCTCATCACCTATACCTGCGATCTGATGCCGACCGAGGAACAGGCCGCGCAGCTGAAGGCATGGCTGGACAAGGGCGGCAAGTGGATGGCGCTCCACGGCACCAATTCGATCCTCGTCTTCACCGCCGAGGGGCTGGTGGACGCGCCCGAAACCCGGCCCGACGTGATGGACATGCTCGGCACCCAGTTCAAGGCGCACCCGCCGATCGGCAAGTTCCCGGTCGAGGTGGTCAACAAGGATCACGAGCTGACCCGCGGCATCGCGGACTTCGAGGTGGTGGACGAGCTCTACCTCTCGAAAACCACCGCGCCCATCGACACGCTGATGCAGACCACCTTCGAGGGCGAGGCGACCGGCTTCGTGGATGCCAACTGGGAAAAGACCACCGTCCCTATCGTTTATACGAGGGATATCGGCGCGGGGCAGATCGTATACAACGCGCTGGGCCATTGCCGCGGGCACTACGACCTGCCGGGCATGGCCGATTTCTACCCGCACAAGGAAATGTGCGCCTGGAACTACGACGTCTATTATGACCTGCTGCGGCGCACGATCCGCTGGGCCATGCGAGACGGGGACTGAAGCTGGCAGGGGCTGAAGGCCGTACCTGCGGGATCGCAAGTGGGATTGAATAGAATGGACTTGGACTTCACCCCCGAGGATCTGGCGTTCCGCGAGGAAGTGCGCGCCTTCCTCAAGGACAACCTGCCCGAACGGCTGCGCGATGGCGCGCGCCGCACGCCGGGCGTTTTCGTCGAGCCCGACATCGGGATGGAGTGGCACCGCATCCTCTATAAAAAGGGCTGGGTCGCCCCGCACTGGCCCAAGGAGGACGGCGGCACCGGCTGGACGCCGACCCAGAAGTTCATCTTCGAGAAGGAATGCGCGCTTGCCGGCGCGCCCGCCCTCGCGATCCTCGGCCTGCGCCTCGTCGGCCCGGTGATCTGCGAATTCGGCACGCCCGAACAGAAGGCCCGCTTCCTGCCCGGCATCCTCTCGGGCGACGACTACTGGTGCCAGGGCTATTCGGAGCCCGGCAGCGGGTCGGACCTCGCCAGCCTCAAGACCTCGGCCCGGCTGGAGGGCGACGAATATGTCATCAACGGCTCCAAGATCTGGACCACCCATGCCCACCACGCCGACTGGATCTTCGCGCTGGTGCGCACCGATGCCACGGTGAAGAAGCAGCAGGGGATCAGCTTCCTGCTGGTGCCGATGGATCAGCCAGGGGTGGAAGTGACCCCGATCCACTCGATGTCGGGCGATCACGAGGTCAACGCGGTGTTCTTCACCGATGCGCGCACCTCGGCCCAGAACCGTATCGGCGCGGAAGGCGCCGGATGGACGATCGCCAAGTTCCTGCTCGAAAACGAGCGCGGCGGATCGTGCTACGCCCCGCGCCTGCTCCAGTCGATCGACCGGCTCGAGACCCTTGCGCAGACCCAGCCTTCCGGGGTCAACGGCGCAATCGCCCACGATCCGCGCTTCCGCGACAAACTCGCCCGCGTGCGGCTCGAGGCCGAGGCTCTGGAGGTGACCGAACTGCGCATCCTCGCCGAACTCGCCAAGGGCCGCGCGCCGGGGCCGCAAACCTCGCTGGTGAAATTGCTCGGCTCCAATATCGGCCAGAAGGTCGATGTGCTGCGGCTGGAACTGCTCGGCCCCGACGCGCTGCAACTGCCGCTCGAGCGCCCGCTCTACGGCAACGAGGCGCCCGAGCCGGTGGGGAGCGAATATGCCCAGACCGCCATGGGCAAATACCTCAACAACCGTGCCTCGACGATCTTCGGCGGATCGGACGAGGTGCAGAAGAACATCATCGCCAAGACCGTGCTCGGTCTCTGAAAGGACAGATCATGGACGTATCCAAGCTGATGTTCCGCGATGGCCTGATGGCGGGCGAGCGCATCCTCGTGACCGGCGGGGGCACCGGCCTCGGGCGCGAGATGGCCGAGGCCTTCCTCAAGCTTGGCGCGACCGTCTACATCTGCGGCCGCCGTCAGGGGAAGCTCGACGAGACCGCCGAGGAGCTGACGAAGCTGCACGGCGGCAAGATCGTCGGGATGGCCTGCGACATCCGTGACGCGGACGCGATTCATGCGATGGTCGATGCGATCTGGGCCGATGGCGGCGCGCTGACGGGCGTCGTCAACAACGCCGCGGGCAACTTCATCAGCCGCACGGAGGACCTTTCGGTCAACGGCTTCAACGCCATCGCCGATATCGTGATGCGCGGCACCTTCTACGTCACGCTCGACATCGGCAAGCGCCTGATCGCGGAGAAGAAGAAGGCGAGCTTCCTCTCGATCCTCACCACCTGGGTGTGGTCGGGCAGCGCCTTCGTGGTGCCTTCCGCGATGAGCAAAACCGCGATCAACGCCATGACCCAGAGCTTGGCCACCGAGTGGGGACGCTATGGCCTGCGCTTCAACGCCATCGCCCCGGGCCTCTTCCCGACCAAAGGGATGAGCGCGCGGCTCAATCCCGGCGGCTCGGGCGGCAATTCGAACAACGCGATGAACCCGATGGGCCGCGCGGGCGAGATGCACGAGCTTGCGAACCTCGCGGTGTTCCTGATGGGTCCGGGCGCGGAATACGTGAACGGGCAGACCATCGCCATCGACGGCGCGGGCTTCCAGGCGACCGGCGGAACCTTCTACCCGATGCTCCATGCGCTCGGCGACGCCGAGTGGGAGCAGATGCGTGCCATGATCAAGGGCACGAACGAGAAGGACAAAGCCGAAAGAACCGTTTGATTGCGAAGGCGCCTCCGCGCCTTCGTCCTCGGCGCGGTTCCCTTCGCTTCGCTACGGGGCGCCTGCGGCTCGCGCGCGTGCGCTCGCGGCCCTGCGGGCCGGACGATATTCGTCAGGTCACCGCCGCGCGCTCGTTGAACTCAGCCCGCTGCCACTCGCCGCTTGCCAGCACCTCGGCGAGATGGCGGGCGGCGGCGGCGATGTCGGCGAAGCTCAGATAGGCGGGCGCGAAGCCCAGCCGCAGCACGTCGGGCGCGCGGAAATCGCCGATCACCCCGCGCGCGATCAGCGCCTGGCAGATCGCGTAGGCCTCCGGGTGGCGGAAGGAGAGCTGGCTGCCGCGCTCGCCGCTTTTGGGCGGGCTGACCAGTTCGAGGTCCACCCCGTGCGCCATCAGGCATTCGAGGAAGAACTCCGAGAGCGCCTGCGACTTGCCGTAGAGCCGCGCGACGCCGATCTCGGCGATCAGATCCACCCCCACCTCCAGCGCCGCGAGCCCCAGCACCGGCGGCGTGCCGCATTGCAGCCGCTCGATCCCCGGCGCGCCGGCGTAGTCGTCGGAGAAGGCGAAGGGCGCGGCGTGGCCGAACCAGCCGGTCAGAGGCTGTTGCAAGTCTGCCTGGTGCCGCTCGGCGACGAAGGCGAAGGCGGGGGCGCCGGGGCCGCCGCACAGGTACTTGTAGCCGCAGCCCACTGCGAAATCTGCGCCCGCCGCGCGCAGATCGACCGGCAGTGCACCGGTCGAGTGCGACAGGTCCCACAGCACCAGCGCCCCCGCTTCATGCGCGGCACGGGTCAGGGCGGCCATGTCGTGGAGCGCGCCGGTCTTGTAATGCGCGTGGGTGAGC encodes:
- a CDS encoding NADP-dependent oxidoreductase, giving the protein MPTTTRQWLLNGHPRGRGIEIENDFRLVETQLPDPGPGEMLLKTHYLGFDPAQKGWMENIADYVAPMNIGDVMRGSGIAEVVASNGGRFAVGDLVFGTTGWTEYLVTDGKDLTKVETEISPTAVLSVLGTTGLTAYCGLFKVGKPVAGDTVLVSGAAGATGSIVGQLAKIAGCRVVGIAGGPEKCDWLVREAGYDAAIDYKAGGVKEQIRQLCRRGVDVIYDNVGGKILNDMLACIATGARVVICGGISRYETGTLPAGPENYFNLVFRRGTMAGFIVLDWASEFPGIRKRLEGFVKDGSLKYQEDIQHGFENAPQTLQRLFTGQNRGKQMLKL
- a CDS encoding molybdopterin-containing oxidoreductase family protein is translated as MMGVQTHKTFCRFCHANCAMEVDVVDGKVVEVRGDPDDPAYGGYTCMKGRELPDSHNSEDRLHHSLVRNAAGEFVSTPMDQALAHVASELRRIIDTHGPHSVAVFMGSGGFQNSAAMAASLSFANAVGSRNFYTSVTLDQPAKVFTTARYGKWMAGPNTFSESDVAFFIGNNPIVSHYSPVGGVPPFSPSRRIRDKQAEGMKLIVADPRESDVARLADIYLPVKPGEDPAMLAGMLNVIIAEGLYDRNFVAAHVDGFDELAEAVKAFPPEVAAERAGLDKDQLVAAARMFAGGTKGCAVTGTGPEMAGNGTLTEYLVVCLNTICARFKQEGEKAAIPGVFSPYQTARRAQVGPPVPMFGAEGMPKSRFRGLGHLGWEMPCNVLADEILTPGEGQVRALISVGGNPVVGFPDQAKMVRALDDLELFVQIDPWMSASAKRADVVLAPSQCLEREDITSLSEWWHEEPYARYTEAVVAPPGDVIDEYEMFWTLAKHLGIQMMLAGGPLPMDRKPTKQEFLDLAVTGCLVPPSQVRADCKANGGAAVMYPEKHPLVEPVDESEFHRFDLAVGAMPSEILKYAENRKAREGFDFRLISRRSKTRFNSIGHPLKKLQAKTTTNPAFIHPDDIAALGLEEGGLVAITSPHATIHGVVKASDKVRRGIVSMAHAYGDADAGKDDVRERGSSTNRLVSEVVDYDPITGQSLQSAIPVRLEPA
- a CDS encoding NADP-dependent oxidoreductase, with product MPQNRRFLLQRRPDGTPVREDFELVTEPTPALEEGQFLIRNHYASLDPAMRGWMDAEGNYMPPIPLGDPVRASTIGVVEESRAEGFAPGQWVMGLNALEDYSIGVAGGLTQPIDPSLVPSVTNYLSIFGAVGMTAYFGFLEVCEPKAGETVLVTGAAGAVGSLVGQLAKIHGCRAVGIAGGPAKCARLTEKYGFDAAIDYRGKDEAALTKAIAEACPDGVDVIFENVGGIILDAGLMNLNLHSRVGLCGLISEYNTEPRGIRNLWQLIVKRAHIRGLLVADYVPRFAEGAAQMGVWAAQGKLTIDEHIDEGLENAFDSFMRLFAGTNDGKMILKIA
- a CDS encoding ThuA domain-containing protein → MARSLLVLSGGHPYEAGPFDELLAALGEWEITHLVHPEGGEADAADAIRAADALLLYDMAGYSFGEGTVTMRPPSPAFREALAGRFAGGRGAVAMHHALAGWAEWPEWHHWLGGQFHYQPGAHGPDSGYRHDITYEARILVDHPVTRGLPESFPVTDELYLCPIDESAFIPLVRAEGFAFTAANFYSAAQAVAGAMFSNEGWDHPPGSDCVAWESRTCPAPLVYLQFGDGPATYANPHVRRMLRQALDYTSGGTA
- a CDS encoding limonene-1,2-epoxide hydrolase family protein, with amino-acid sequence MTPQQTVEAFIGHWNACDVEAMLALCAEDIVYHNIPMEPIHGTTAMRAMVEGFLANVARCDWQTHAIAASGNTVLTERTDIFHFKDGRRAAIRVMGTFEIGTDGRIAAWRDYFDMLEFQREFAGG